The following are encoded together in the Chanodichthys erythropterus isolate Z2021 chromosome 16, ASM2448905v1, whole genome shotgun sequence genome:
- the itm2cb gene encoding integral membrane protein 2Cb: MVKISFQQVTVQKPEKENDGDKEEIHMPYSHKDELVLPVRSKKSPFRGLWCVVLGLVIFLSGLIMASVCLYRYYFSPQIPEDSLFHCRVMYEDPLFAPLLGRQEIEENVGIYLDDNYEQISVPVPDFGSSDPADIIHDFHRGLTAYYDIALDKCYVIELNTTIVMPPRNLWELLVNVKRGMYLPQTYIIQEEMVVTGRVRNMRQLGPFIHRLCYGKEIYRLRRRSSQRHIDKRETRNCHSIRHFENTFVVETMICDRLLL; encoded by the exons ATGGTGAAGATATCGTTTCAACAAGTAACTGTACAGAAGCCGGAAAAGGAGAACGATGGAGACAAAGAGGAAATTCACATGCCATACTCTCAC AAGGATGAGTTGGTGCTTCCGGTAAGATCTAAGAAGTCTCCCTTTAGAGGCCTTTGGTGCGTCGTGCTCGGCCTTGTGATCTTCCTGTCAGGCTTGATCATGGCATCTGTATGCTTGTACCGATACTACTTCAGCCCTCAG ATCCCAGAGGACAGTTTGTTCCACTGTCGGGTGATGTACGAGGACCCCCTGTTCGCCCCGTTACTCGGACGGCAGGAGATAGAGGAAAATGTTGGCATCTACCTGGATGATAACTACGAGCAGATCAGCGTACCAGTGCCCGACTTCGGAAGCAGCGACCCAGCTGATATCATTCACGACTTTCACAGG GGACTCACAGCTTACTACGACATTGCGTTGGATAAGTGCTACGTCATTGAGCTCAATACGACAATTGTCATGCCGCCCAGGAACCTGTGGGAGCTGCTTGTCAATGTCAAG CGGGGGATGTATTTGCCCCAGACCTACATCATTCAGGAGGAGATGGTAGTGACGGGACGTGTTAGGAACATGCGTCAGCTGGGACCCTTCATCCACCGTCTCTGTTACGGAAAAGAAATCTACAGGCTGAGACGCCGTAGTAGCCAAAGAC ACATCGATAAGAGAGAGACCAGGAACTGCCACAGCATCCGGCACTTCGAGAACACGTTTGTCGTGGAGACGATGATTTGCGACCGGCTCCTGCTGTAG